AGTGCCCATATTTTTTGACGCCATGTCtcaattataattatatattggattggataactttattcatcccgtattcgggaaatttcgttgtcacagtagcaagagggtgaggatccagaaatattttattaatttgattaCTTAGTGTAAATAGTAACATCGtaataaacattgaaaatgttaataaaaaatgctttttggttaTGGCCTACATTGACAcaaagtagaattttttttcacagtacttaactcattgcctgccacggcacacggtctacttgccgaaagacatttagccgactgacatctaaatatatatgtatgtatgtatatatacgtgtacatatatacgtgtacatatatacgtatatatatatatatatatatatatatatatatatatatatatatatatatatatatatatatatatatatatatatatatatatatatatatatatatatatatatatatatatatatatatatatatatatatatatatatatatatatatatatatatatatatatatatatatatatatatatatatatatatatatatatatatatatatatatatatatatatatatatatatatatatatatatatatatatatatatatatatatatatatatatatatatatatatatatatgtatatacatatacatgtatatacatatatatatatatatgtatatatatgtatatatatatatatatatatatatatatatatatatatatatatatatatatatatatatatatatatatatatatatatatatatatatatatatatatatatatatatatatatatatatatatatatatatatatatatatatatatatatatatatatatatatatatatatatatacatatatatatatatatatatacacgtatatatatatatatatatatatatatatatatatatatacgtatatatatatgcgtgtatgcgtgtatgcgtatatgcgtatatgcgtatatatatatatatatatacgtatatatatatatatatatatatacgtatatatatatatacgcatacacgcatacacgcatacacgcatacacgcatacacgcatacacgcacacacgcacacacgcatacacgcatacacgcatacacgcatacacgcatacacgcatacacgcatacacgcatacacgcatacacatttacacatacacacatacacatatacatatatatatgtatatatgtatatatgtatatatatatatatatatatatatatatatatatatatatatatatatatatatatatatatatatatatatatatatatacacacatacatgtgtgtatatgtatatataatattttctatatgctttttttataattctagaataaatcaatttaattagcaaacatcattttaatttaattttccaatttaaatgaaacgtaaaaaacaaacatgatgcACTGATTTTACCCGGATTATTTGCCCAAAATGACAGATCGGATAGATATTCTTATTCATTCAGTAAATTGTGTAACCCGTTATCCCCTCAAagaatatatttgtatacagGGTCAACTTGAATTTTTGAAGGTATAGTGATTAACAAAGTTTTAGATAGCAGGGAATGTTTGACTTCTCAATACCTGTCCGTTTGAAGCTTCATATGCACAAACAAGTCCTTCATTTGTTGCATTACATTCATAAAGAGGAGGTCAGATATTGTTGCTTTGGAAAGAAACAAAGATCACTGAGCTGATGTGGATATTTGCAGACGAGGTCTGTTCCCCTTTGCAGCAAACTCCTCTACTGCAAATGTGTagttatactaaaaaaaataataataataaaataaacagttacTTCCTCAGTAAGCAAGGAAGTTGTTCAGTCATGTAGTCTTACTTCATTTTCGATATCTTGAAGTGATTTTATACGAATGTTGTTGAGCTGGTAGTTCAGTTGAGTCTGTGAAGGACAGAAAGAGCACATTTGTGAAAGACCTTCGTGAAAAATGTTGCCCCATGAACATATTTGGCTGGAAGCAGGGTTGATATATTCGGAATAAATGAGAATGCATACTTTAGGTTTTGGTTCAATGTCAAACTTTGGGTGAAGGCTGAAGGGTACGCCGTCGAGTGCTGCAGATAAATGAAACAGGAAATATTCTATCAcgtcccaaaaaaacaaaaacaaaacaaaataataaaataaattcaacattAATAACGTTACAAGGTTACCTGTAATTCCCTGTATGCTGCCATCTGCTGTTTTTTCCAGGGATTCCCTGATATGGAGAGAGTGGCGCCTGTGGCTGAGTTTACCTTGTGGTGCTTGAGGGGGGTTGCTGCAGAGACGCGTTTGCAcatcaaaaatacaaaacaattaaCATGAGTTCACTAACAAATACCTGTTAAATCACAGTCACCCTGAAATTCACAAAAATGTAAGGTGCCATGTATTTAGAATGATAAatgatattttgtaaaattttatcATCCACCCACTTCACAATTAGTGACAAACTGCAACTATTGTGAGaatgctttgaaaaaaataataacattaaatatataaaattcaaCAGTCCATCTTTTTCAGCATGGATTCCATCCCCACATTCTTTGACCGATGTGCACCGTTGCAACTCCTAAATGTCCCAAAAACTTGCACAAAGCAGGGAACCATCCAACTACTCAGTCAAcagttcacccccccccccccccccaaaattaCATCCCCCTCCCCCAAGAAAGGTAGAAAAAATCCCCAAAGTTCACAAAACATTACTTAAACATTATTAATtcataaaaacaaagcaaagtagGATTGCCAATTTGTTTTGCCAAATGGACTGTTGCAACAAAATTTGCCAATAACATCACCATTAATTTTGAATGGCAAATTCAATAGCCACTAACAACCCAcagtttttattccatttaatcCTTAAGATTTTCATTTGTGGACCTCCCCAAAAATCTCCATGGGTGTTTATTGATTTTGattcaaatacaaacaaaacatcaaaaagTGAAACAGAAATGCTCCTATATTAACAAGAAGCAACCCATTGTTACCCCAAAAATTGCAAGAGCACATCACCTAAACACATTAAAATCCgtgtttcttttttcttgtgTTGTAGCACTAAAACAGTTATATGCACACTGTACCTGATTTGTAAAGGCTGGGGAACAGATGGAAGCTCCAGTGAGAGTCTGCGTAAATCCAGACTGACATTACGTGGCTTAGTTTTTGGTGTAGTGCTGGCAAAAGGACCCTTTCTACACCACAACACGTAGCCGTTGATGTCTCTATGAATAACACATACAGTAATTAAAAGTCCTTTGCAATACGGAGGCATAATAATGCAGATTGTTTTATTTagtgcagtgtttcccaaccactgtgccatgAGCAATGTTCAGATGTGCCAGAGAggaaaatgaatatgaatgtaacaagattaaaatttcactattacaaggttaaaaccaaaatatgatgaatgttaaattatagattactatactattacaagattcaaattgtgaaagagTAATTTTGTTG
This region of Stigmatopora nigra isolate UIUO_SnigA chromosome 6, RoL_Snig_1.1, whole genome shotgun sequence genomic DNA includes:
- the mvb12a gene encoding multivesicular body subunit 12A, producing METKELGAVRPLTAVAWTSNISTCPKDFTLINITEDGANANFTRFSMKPSYYLCYSKATTGGMVVSDIRLIVEKASIPHGYCFIAEHLEPRATVSKKKRVCVRVVPVDSVDTAVLDIKLTAKSKMMLQHYTYVGDINGYVLWCRKGPFASTTPKTKPRNVSLDLRRLSLELPSVPQPLQISNPPQAPQGKLSHRRHSLHIRESLEKTADGSIQGITALDGVPFSLHPKFDIEPKPKTQLNYQLNNIRIKSLQDIENEYNYTFAVEEFAAKGNRPRLQISTSAQ